The DNA sequence CATATGTCTTATTTCTTAAGAAATGAGCTCACCATACGAATATAAGCAAAAAGTGCAAAGAATCTACCCAAGATATGCCTGGGCAACCAACTTCCAACAACCGTAACAGGAATTGTTCCATCTTTTGTTTCAGAGAAACAATGTTCGGAATCGTGATGAGTTGTCACGAAATTAACCTCATAACCTTGTTTTTTTAAAGATAATGCAGCATCAACTACCAATCTTTCTGCTCCTCCTATGCCAAGATCCGGATGTAAAAATGTTACTCGTGtcatttttatcaatataatgacattaaaaatattatttgttgtGGAAAATAGCTCAATACTGTTCACGATACTACCGGCCTGTAATGtaatcaataataataataataaacccacaatcatatatatatgcaagtaCCTACACGTTTCTCCCACTAAACATACCGGAGGAAGAAATATGAATTTCGTTCGACCGTTCGATTGTTAGAGACGGAAATAAGTGAAGCCTACTTCTGACAGAATTTTTCTCATATGCATCGGCGATCTCCCTACTCTTGTCAGTCTCTGATCAAAGCATAATACAACATAGTACAACAATAGTATCTGATAGTACATATTTCTCACGAATAGTGCATATTTCTTCGTGTCTTTTCTTATACCacagttataaaaatattaattgttgCCTGCTATTTCGTCCGCATAAAACTGGTGGAATCTAAGCTTACTATCATTTGTAATAGAAATCAATATAGTAAATAGTATTCAAGAAATATTTGTAGGAAGCAGCTATCAACAGTCGATGTAACAAAGCGCAATCGTGCAATGAAAATCAAGCTGTTTTAATCTGATTTCGACTTAATCCGATCGCATTATGTTCATTTTTCTGTTCCCTGAGAAGTAAGCGTAATAAAATGGCTTATGTTTATCTGGAGCAAATTTTGTGTATTTTCCAACAATGAAAGAATTATCCAAGTCGATTGAATAGTTTCTGAGATAACCTTGGACACAGACACATACCTACATATAAACTACCTctctttataatttaatataggCAAACTACATAGGTACATATAAGTATCAAACGTGGTATGGAACATGTTTCGTTAGTATTCATATACCAGTAAAAAAGTTTGCACATTTTATCACAAACGAAATCATTATTTGAAAGTATACTACGTGGTAGAATTCTCACTGTTTTAGTTTCATAGAAAACGTTGATAATATTCATAACAATATAAACAATTTGACCTCCACTTCACTCacagaagaaataaataattgatttatATGATTAGTACTTCGTTATAAATATAGAAGATATAAAAGTATTTAGATGAAATTTATATACAAGGCGTCCAAGTTTCTATAGAGGATGACGATTTGCAGAATATGTATCAAgaactatttaaaaaaaattgtaataatatgtatttataccagatatattgtcttcctttaaataaatataaaagtttGATGTATATTTTGTAGAGATTAAATCTTTATTAATATGAAACATTATATTTTGTAGCATATCACTAAAGGCAGTTTTATATGCGCACCTAACAATGTGTACACCTGCCACGTAAACTAACGTGACTATGTCAATACATGGTTAGAAACATATACATAATTCGTGACCTAATAGTAATGATATTTGTTGACAAAACAGATAGAGTGTAATACTTTGATTTTTCTCAATACAGAATTTAATTCAATCAAATGATATAAACATTCCTTTATGTATAGTATAAACATGTTGCTAGCTTTAAATATATCACTATTTTAGATATAACCTCATTTGCCGGTTAGTGATTATTTTAAGAAGTTATGATCATATTTTTGCACAGAGACAGTtgaacattattatttaataaataaaaatgactgTGTTATGGGAAGTACACTTTCTGACAATATCAACGTTATTATTTGTACTTTGTGTACAAAGTTTGCAAAGTTTAGAAgtaatatatgcaataaatgcTGGTGGAGAAACACATATTGATAGTTATGGAATTCGTTATACCAAAGATCCTTTAGCGAGTAAAGTTGGAACAGGATCCGATTATGGCAAGCAGTTAATTATTGGACGAATAAATGCATTTGATCAGATCTTATACCAAACTGAACGATATCATCATAGTACATTTGGATATGATATTCCAATCAGCAAGGATGGAGATTATGTTATGATATTAAAGTTCTGTGAAGTTTATTTCAACTCTCCTAATATGAAGGTAACATTTAGTTTTGtaattataatgtaacactaaataatttcatattacTGAATATGATTTTAACAGAGTACTGTTTTCTGAAACATGTTTTAGGTATTTGATGTTGTATTAAACGGAGATCATACTGTTGTTACTGACTTAGATATCTTTGAGAAAGTTGGACGTGGTGTAGCACATGATGAATATGTTCCATTTAAAGTTCAAGCTGGGAAGTTAATATACAATGATGAAGAGTCTGATATATTAGCTGGAAAAATTAGAGTCGAATTTATAAAAGtattatacttatatttatttttcatttatacaaTTTAATCCAACTATAAGTACATTAACCTCCAATAATTAATTGTAGGGTTACAGAGACAACCCAAAGATAAACGCTATTGCTGTATTAAAAGGAAATATAGAAGGTATTATCTAAATTTGTGATATTTAAGAGCTTCTAAAGTAAATGTTATAACTGTATCAATGTTATTTAGATGTACCACAGTTGGGCCCGATTCCTCAAGAACTGGAAGAATATAACAATATAGAAGAAGATGAGGAGGAGTCTACAGTTCGTAGTCGACATACAAGTGGCCCCAGAACTCCAGATCCTTATTTAATCGATGATTCTTCAGTAATGTTACCAGTCTTTGTAGCTCTTGGGGCATTTATTCCTTTACTATTTTGCCTATGTAAACTATAGGCTAAGTAAAAATTTTTGCACATGAATGCCTTGTACTTAAAGATGATAGTGTTCTAATCAGTTTAGGTAAATTTAGCACATGGAGAGTtggcaatatatatatatgtatatgttggcCGTGTAAATAGTGGGAACATCTTTGATTTTGAGCTATGTCATCGAATTTCATTAAAactgtttattattattttagtcAAATGGAAATGTCTAAATATGTTTTTATACAATGAATAATTCaaattaagaatgaaattaagaaCTTGGGAAAGATGAGGAGTTGTTTAGTCATGACTTTTGTTGTCACTATAATGTGTTCATTCAtaagttatttaatttttaactatagGAGTGGAATA is a window from the Bombus affinis isolate iyBomAffi1 chromosome 9, iyBomAffi1.2, whole genome shotgun sequence genome containing:
- the LOC126920261 gene encoding malectin-A, yielding MTVLWEVHFLTISTLLFVLCVQSLQSLEVIYAINAGGETHIDSYGIRYTKDPLASKVGTGSDYGKQLIIGRINAFDQILYQTERYHHSTFGYDIPISKDGDYVMILKFCEVYFNSPNMKVFDVVLNGDHTVVTDLDIFEKVGRGVAHDEYVPFKVQAGKLIYNDEESDILAGKIRVEFIKGYRDNPKINAIAVLKGNIEDVPQLGPIPQELEEYNNIEEDEEESTVRSRHTSGPRTPDPYLIDDSSVMLPVFVALGAFIPLLFCLCKL